Proteins from one Erysipelothrix larvae genomic window:
- a CDS encoding AraC family transcriptional regulator, translating into MIKGLNAVIDMIESHLKKTLTLEMLVEVSGMPEIQLKKVFFFLSQMSLSEYIKCRRLTSATQDLLNGVSITEVAYTYCYESLDGFTRAYKAWSGILPSEVRRHHIITTTPKLSFKIQVEGGTTMQVKLVQLPAFKFAGVSKRVSLQFEGVNTEIVALAQSITQKQRTEMHQVKTMDPKQILNISWDSDTNFTQESGSLIHMIGVMTSYDTHCETLEEKDVSSHTWAVFTCDGPFPEKMQNLHADIYAKWLPSSNYELVDAPTFSYTIDSNLDPSYKFSEIYIPVKELQL; encoded by the coding sequence ATGATTAAAGGATTGAATGCAGTGATTGACATGATTGAATCACACCTAAAAAAAACACTAACACTTGAGATGCTTGTTGAGGTAAGTGGGATGCCAGAGATTCAACTCAAAAAGGTATTCTTCTTTTTGTCTCAAATGAGTTTGAGTGAGTATATTAAGTGTCGACGTCTCACATCCGCAACACAAGACCTACTAAATGGTGTATCAATCACTGAAGTTGCCTATACGTACTGTTATGAGTCACTTGATGGTTTCACACGCGCTTATAAGGCGTGGAGTGGGATTTTGCCTTCTGAAGTTAGAAGGCATCACATCATCACCACAACACCAAAACTCTCTTTCAAAATACAGGTAGAAGGAGGAACTACAATGCAAGTTAAACTTGTACAATTGCCAGCGTTCAAGTTTGCAGGAGTGAGCAAACGTGTCTCGCTTCAATTTGAAGGCGTGAATACGGAAATCGTGGCATTAGCCCAATCCATAACGCAAAAACAACGCACAGAAATGCATCAGGTGAAAACGATGGATCCAAAGCAAATTTTGAATATATCATGGGATTCAGACACGAATTTTACACAAGAATCCGGTTCACTAATCCATATGATAGGGGTCATGACATCATACGATACACATTGTGAAACCCTGGAAGAAAAAGACGTTTCAAGTCATACATGGGCAGTGTTCACATGCGATGGACCATTTCCAGAAAAAATGCAAAATTTACACGCTGATATTTACGCAAAATGGTTACCCAGCTCAAATTATGAACTGGTTGATGCACCAACATTTTCTTATACAATTGATAGTAATCTTGATCCAAGTTACAAATTCTCTGAAATCTACATTCCAGTTAAAGAATTACAGTTATAA
- a CDS encoding dihydrofolate reductase family protein: MRKIVLNLAMSLDGYICDVDGGYEWIKGHGNHSLDSHEKFDINTWAESIDTIVMGRVSLEDCGIDFIKDSEHKKILVATNNPNYKTQFEHIEFIHGDIVKHVVNLKNNEAGKDIWLFGGARLVEKFIENDVIDEYIIGIIPVLLGSGRRLFHDFRVPISLVLDKTFIDDGMVILKYHKA, encoded by the coding sequence ATGAGAAAAATTGTCTTGAATTTAGCAATGTCTTTGGACGGTTATATTTGTGATGTTGATGGGGGATATGAATGGATTAAAGGACACGGGAATCATTCCCTTGACTCCCATGAAAAATTTGATATTAATACTTGGGCAGAATCAATTGATACCATCGTCATGGGACGTGTCTCACTTGAAGATTGTGGAATTGACTTCATTAAAGATTCTGAACACAAAAAGATTTTAGTCGCAACCAATAATCCAAACTATAAGACTCAATTTGAACACATAGAGTTTATCCATGGAGATATCGTAAAACATGTCGTGAATCTAAAAAACAATGAAGCAGGTAAGGACATCTGGTTGTTTGGTGGCGCACGGCTTGTTGAGAAATTTATTGAAAACGATGTGATTGATGAGTACATCATTGGAATCATTCCAGTCCTTTTAGGATCTGGACGTCGTTTATTCCACGATTTCAGAGTTCCGATTTCATTAGTGCTTGATAAAACATTCATTGATGATGGGATGGTAATTCTGAAATATCATAAAGCATAA